In one Modestobacter sp. L9-4 genomic region, the following are encoded:
- a CDS encoding 4Fe-4S dicluster domain-containing protein, which produces MTTVSSASPSLEGADSRNRLFGPLPDVTADAGYEEEHPARVGFFTDTSVCIGCKACEVACKEWNTLPMDDSHGVLGQMGMSGMSYDNTGQLGANSWRHVSFIEQSRSVDLPMPTIGMPGADRHDDAHGHGHDHDVSAISPQADGPLSAQTSVLNAEALSEFDPQTSVTGGDGGTQIRWLMSSDVCKHCTHAGCLDVCPTGALFRTEFGTVVVQGDICNGCGYCVSACPYGVIDVRKDDGRAFKCTMCYDRLTDGLQPACATACPTQSIQFGDLDELQARADARLATLKGQGVETARLYGRDESDGVGGVGAFFLLLDEPEVYGLPPDPIVTTRDLPAMWKAAATGAAMIVGVVVSSFFGRRR; this is translated from the coding sequence ATGACCACGGTCAGCTCGGCCAGTCCCTCCCTGGAGGGGGCCGACTCCAGGAACCGGCTGTTCGGGCCGCTGCCCGACGTCACGGCCGATGCCGGGTACGAGGAGGAGCACCCCGCGCGGGTGGGCTTCTTCACCGACACCTCGGTGTGCATCGGCTGCAAGGCCTGCGAGGTGGCCTGCAAGGAGTGGAACACGCTCCCGATGGACGACTCGCACGGTGTGCTCGGCCAGATGGGCATGTCCGGCATGTCCTACGACAACACCGGGCAGCTGGGCGCCAACTCGTGGCGGCACGTGTCGTTCATCGAGCAGAGCCGCTCGGTCGACCTGCCGATGCCCACGATCGGGATGCCCGGCGCCGACCGGCACGACGACGCCCACGGCCACGGTCACGACCACGACGTCAGCGCGATCAGCCCGCAGGCCGACGGCCCGCTCTCCGCACAGACGAGCGTGCTCAACGCCGAGGCGCTGAGCGAGTTCGACCCGCAGACCTCCGTCACCGGCGGCGACGGCGGCACGCAGATCCGCTGGCTGATGTCCTCCGACGTCTGCAAGCACTGCACGCACGCCGGCTGTCTCGACGTCTGCCCGACCGGTGCGCTGTTCCGTACCGAGTTCGGCACCGTCGTGGTGCAGGGCGACATCTGCAACGGTTGCGGCTACTGCGTCTCGGCCTGCCCCTACGGCGTCATCGACGTCCGCAAGGACGACGGCCGGGCCTTCAAGTGCACGATGTGCTACGACCGCCTGACCGACGGGCTGCAGCCGGCGTGCGCCACGGCGTGCCCGACGCAGTCGATCCAGTTCGGTGACCTCGACGAGCTGCAGGCCCGGGCCGACGCCCGGCTGGCGACGCTCAAGGGCCAGGGCGTGGAGACCGCGCGGCTGTACGGCCGCGACGAGAGCGACGGCGTCGGCGGCGTGGGCGCTTTCTTCCTGCTGCTCGACGAGCCCGAGGTCTACGGCCTGCCGCCGGACCCGATCGTCACCACCCGCGACCTGCCCGCCATGTGGAAGGCCGCGGCGACGGGTGCGGCGATGATCGTCGGCGTGGTCGTGTCCTCCTTCTTCGGACGGCGGCGCTGA
- a CDS encoding UDP-N-acetylmuramoyl-tripeptide--D-alanyl-D-alanine ligase — protein MSAGLTAAEWVAVAAGTAAADLTWWRVAQREHYEPGRNTAMLRMWATRTPVSVLPYAVGAVCAAGAFRYPVLGIPAALAAAAAPVGLVFRKPFPRPAFTQRLRRLAGGTVAVQVAAAVAFRSPAVSAALVLFTAPVTDAVLAALKPVEAKLGEKFVTSARARLTAVSPDVVAITGSYGKTSTKAYVEALLAPEKNVFASPASFNNMMGLSRSINDGLSGSTEVFVAEMGTYGPGEIRRLTETFPPRIAAITTIGEAHLERMGSRANIVTAKLEITERAEIVVLNIDVPELAEAADRLQSAKTVVRVSTRPDTVADVRVVPEGEGWVLTDEGRGTTRIAQPPGGGHPVNLAIATGIARVLGVSWASIEATVARKLPGVAHRAEASVNEAGIHVIDDTYNANPDGAAQALALARQLGEGHRVWVVTPGMVELGSSQDQRNREFAEQVMATPGATLVIVGGTNRRPLVAGSTPDRTVLVNSRVAAMAHISGKAEPGDVVLFENDLPDHYP, from the coding sequence GTGAGCGCCGGCCTCACTGCCGCAGAGTGGGTGGCCGTCGCCGCCGGGACCGCTGCTGCCGACCTCACGTGGTGGCGCGTCGCCCAGCGCGAGCACTACGAGCCCGGCCGCAACACCGCGATGCTGCGCATGTGGGCCACCCGCACGCCGGTGTCGGTGCTGCCCTATGCCGTGGGCGCCGTCTGCGCTGCCGGCGCCTTCCGCTACCCGGTGCTGGGCATCCCGGCCGCTCTGGCCGCCGCCGCAGCGCCGGTCGGACTGGTGTTCCGCAAGCCGTTCCCGCGCCCGGCGTTCACCCAGCGGCTGCGTCGGCTGGCCGGCGGCACGGTCGCCGTCCAGGTCGCCGCCGCCGTCGCGTTCCGCTCCCCCGCCGTCAGCGCCGCGCTGGTGCTCTTCACCGCGCCGGTCACCGACGCCGTCCTGGCTGCGCTGAAGCCGGTCGAGGCCAAGCTCGGCGAGAAGTTCGTGACCAGCGCCCGTGCCCGGCTGACCGCCGTCTCCCCCGACGTCGTGGCCATCACCGGCTCCTACGGCAAGACCTCCACGAAGGCCTACGTCGAGGCCCTGCTGGCGCCGGAGAAGAACGTCTTCGCCAGCCCGGCCAGCTTCAACAACATGATGGGGCTGTCCCGGAGCATCAACGACGGGCTGTCCGGCTCCACCGAGGTGTTCGTCGCCGAGATGGGCACCTATGGCCCCGGCGAGATCCGCCGGCTCACGGAGACCTTCCCGCCCCGCATCGCCGCCATCACCACCATCGGCGAGGCGCACCTGGAGCGCATGGGCAGCCGGGCCAACATCGTCACCGCCAAGCTCGAGATCACCGAGCGCGCCGAGATCGTCGTCCTCAACATCGACGTCCCCGAGCTCGCCGAGGCCGCCGACCGGCTGCAGTCGGCCAAGACCGTCGTCCGGGTCTCCACCCGCCCCGACACCGTCGCCGATGTCCGAGTGGTGCCCGAGGGCGAGGGGTGGGTGCTGACCGACGAGGGTCGTGGGACGACGCGGATCGCGCAGCCCCCGGGCGGTGGACACCCGGTCAACCTGGCCATCGCCACGGGCATCGCCCGGGTCCTGGGCGTCTCGTGGGCCAGCATCGAGGCCACCGTGGCCCGCAAGCTCCCCGGTGTCGCGCACCGTGCCGAGGCCTCGGTCAACGAGGCCGGCATCCACGTCATCGACGACACGTACAACGCCAACCCGGACGGCGCGGCGCAGGCCCTGGCGCTGGCCCGTCAGCTCGGCGAGGGCCACCGGGTCTGGGTCGTCACGCCGGGCATGGTCGAGCTGGGCTCCTCCCAGGACCAGCGCAACCGTGAGTTCGCCGAGCAGGTCATGGCCACCCCGGGCGCCACGCTGGTCATCGTCGGCGGCACCAACCGCCGTCCGCTGGTGGCCGGGTCGACGCCCGACCGCACCGTGCTGGTCAACAGCCGGGTGGCGGCGATGGCCCACATCTCCGGCAAGGCCGAACCGGGGGACGTCGTACTGTTCGAGAACGACCTGCCTGATCACTACCCGTGA
- a CDS encoding alpha/beta fold hydrolase: MIALHGWGRTRQDWTGALTAVGGLALDQPGFGSAPPPSTSWGSDDYARWLLPLVESLDRPVLVGHSFGGRVVAQLTAMHPELVGGLLLTGTPLLRAGTAPRAPLAYRVLRRAGKLGILPEKQVEAARRKYGSADYRNAEGVMREVLVRTVNEEYSSVLDALARYDGPIELVWGAGDTAAPLSTARQIAERTGGTLTVVDDAAHLLQPSLDAAIDQRLRALLATGTDA, translated from the coding sequence GTGATCGCTCTACACGGCTGGGGCCGCACCCGTCAAGACTGGACCGGCGCGCTGACTGCTGTCGGCGGCCTCGCGCTCGACCAGCCCGGCTTCGGCTCGGCGCCTCCTCCATCAACCTCCTGGGGCTCCGATGACTACGCCCGCTGGTTGCTGCCGCTGGTCGAGTCACTCGATCGCCCTGTGCTGGTCGGCCACTCGTTCGGGGGTCGGGTCGTCGCGCAGCTGACGGCGATGCACCCCGAGCTCGTCGGCGGTCTCCTGCTGACCGGGACGCCCCTGCTGCGCGCCGGCACCGCACCCAGAGCCCCCCTCGCCTACCGGGTCCTCCGCAGGGCCGGCAAGCTCGGCATCCTGCCGGAGAAGCAGGTCGAGGCTGCTCGCAGGAAGTACGGCTCCGCCGACTACCGCAACGCCGAGGGCGTCATGCGCGAGGTCCTGGTCCGCACCGTCAACGAGGAGTACAGCAGCGTGCTCGATGCACTCGCCCGGTACGACGGCCCGATCGAGCTGGTCTGGGGGGCCGGTGACACGGCCGCGCCGCTGTCCACCGCCCGCCAGATCGCCGAGCGCACCGGCGGCACGCTGACCGTCGTCGACGACGCCGCCCACCTGCTCCAGCCGTCGCTCGACGCCGCGATCGACCAGCGGCTGCGCGCGCTGCTGGCCACCGGGACCGACGCGTGA
- a CDS encoding D-alanine--D-alanine ligase has protein sequence MAVSPHPDLHGPVAIVAGGLSHERAVSLLSGERIQRELQSVGVDAHVVDADQSLLASLRSGGYAAVIPTIHGDIGEDGTLQTVLEMAGVPFTGSDSRACRLAWDKTVGRTLTERAGLSAPPWVALTSSSFKELGSSEVVRFLVEDMSWPLVVKPNRGGSVLGVNGVESVDALVDALMQAFAYGDTVLVESFTEGMDVSVAVLDVDGAPRAGQPVGLEYDRKDRFDFVARYDPARVQVHAPAELPAETLAALRTAAETAHTALGMRDLSRVDFLVAPDGEFVVLEVSAVPGMTATSLFPFSVQSDGGSFSSTLVSLLKAAVSRTAPSEAGATAP, from the coding sequence ATGGCCGTCAGCCCGCACCCAGACCTGCACGGACCGGTCGCGATCGTCGCCGGAGGGCTCTCGCACGAGCGGGCGGTGTCGCTGCTGTCCGGGGAGCGGATCCAGCGCGAGCTGCAGTCGGTGGGCGTGGACGCGCACGTGGTCGACGCCGACCAGTCGCTGCTGGCGTCGCTGCGCTCCGGTGGGTACGCCGCCGTGATCCCGACGATCCACGGTGACATCGGCGAGGACGGCACGCTGCAGACCGTGCTGGAGATGGCCGGCGTGCCGTTCACCGGCTCGGACTCCCGGGCCTGCCGGCTGGCGTGGGACAAGACGGTGGGCCGCACGCTCACCGAGCGCGCGGGGCTGTCCGCGCCCCCGTGGGTGGCGCTGACCAGCTCGTCGTTCAAGGAGCTGGGCAGCAGCGAGGTCGTGCGCTTCCTGGTGGAGGACATGAGCTGGCCGCTGGTGGTCAAGCCCAACCGGGGCGGCAGCGTGCTGGGCGTCAACGGCGTGGAGAGCGTCGACGCCCTGGTCGACGCGCTCATGCAGGCCTTCGCCTACGGCGACACGGTGCTGGTGGAGAGCTTCACCGAGGGCATGGACGTCAGCGTCGCCGTGCTGGACGTCGACGGCGCCCCGCGCGCCGGGCAGCCGGTGGGCCTGGAGTACGACCGCAAGGACCGCTTCGACTTCGTCGCCCGCTACGACCCGGCCCGCGTGCAGGTGCACGCCCCCGCCGAACTGCCCGCCGAGACCCTGGCGGCGCTGCGTACGGCGGCGGAGACGGCGCACACGGCGCTGGGCATGCGAGACCTGTCCCGGGTGGACTTCCTGGTCGCCCCGGACGGCGAGTTCGTGGTGCTGGAGGTGTCGGCCGTGCCCGGGATGACCGCCACGTCGCTGTTCCCGTTCAGCGTGCAGTCCGACGGCGGTTCGTTCAGCTCGACGCTGGTGTCCCTGCTGAAGGCCGCCGTCTCCCGCACTGCGCCGTCCGAGGCGGGAGCAACAGCGCCCTAG
- a CDS encoding glycosyltransferase family 2 protein, with protein sequence MTLNEAETLPDCLASVSWADEVIIVDSGSTDDTVSVATRMGATVHAHPWMGFAAQKNLAAQLAKNDMILNLDADERVTTELRRAIQDCQTVAARYEISRTSQFMGKFHRPVHRPTREYLVRLYDRTQARFGDVLVHEKVEASAGGSPVRLEGDLQHYGYRGMKDFVRRLNDYSSLLAAEQVQAGKTKARPVLRPTARFLWAYVRHRNILDGRRGLLLSLLWAFHDFLVEAKVIDAQMNARSRTH encoded by the coding sequence GTGACGCTGAATGAGGCGGAGACACTGCCCGACTGTCTCGCCAGCGTCTCTTGGGCTGATGAAGTAATCATCGTTGACTCAGGGTCCACGGACGACACGGTCAGCGTGGCAACCCGGATGGGGGCAACAGTGCACGCCCATCCGTGGATGGGCTTCGCGGCGCAGAAGAATCTGGCAGCCCAGTTGGCCAAAAACGACATGATCTTGAACTTGGATGCGGACGAACGCGTCACGACGGAACTTCGACGTGCTATCCAGGACTGTCAGACCGTGGCGGCTCGGTATGAGATCAGTCGGACATCCCAATTCATGGGCAAGTTTCACCGTCCAGTTCACCGCCCGACGCGGGAGTACCTGGTGCGGCTCTATGACCGGACGCAGGCGCGTTTCGGCGATGTGTTGGTGCATGAAAAGGTCGAAGCTTCCGCGGGGGGGAGTCCTGTAAGACTTGAAGGCGATCTTCAGCACTACGGCTACAGGGGTATGAAAGACTTTGTACGTCGACTCAACGACTACAGCTCGCTGTTAGCTGCAGAGCAGGTCCAGGCGGGTAAGACTAAAGCCCGGCCGGTTCTGCGTCCCACCGCCAGATTCCTGTGGGCTTACGTCCGACACCGCAACATCCTGGACGGTCGACGCGGACTTCTCTTATCGCTGTTGTGGGCGTTTCATGACTTCCTCGTAGAAGCCAAGGTCATTGACGCGCAGATGAATGCTCGCTCGCGCACTCATTGA
- a CDS encoding bifunctional diguanylate cyclase/phosphodiesterase: protein MTTGVLAAPARAVTAPRHGGTASPAISRHLLLAALAALATLAAGLLPGGLAVPVAVTLNFLAVAVVLVQLTRSGRTSAHPAGWRWYVVSVAVSTLGALALGAVLPMGQTALGSVPGQLLVVVAVFRMLDRAPLRAARAQLATMLTLFVLADLLTVHTVYRLTIGSSGVLSLPQTVALFALLASIALGTGLSLVFVALASVRQRTIGWLLFAAQVATALAGAFSSVADGPGTVQYLACAASVLGLGLLVVACRADRPDDRPVPADSQGGSTLGALLPHCTAMAGGCLLLVSVLVTGRLTVFGTTLGILGLGALLAHQAVSWRTEQQLTTELQRSEAYFRALVRSSADPVVILDDQLTVRWVSPSITDLLGLDPALIVGGRMTDVVHPDDAASVTTALSAVSAEAGHSKTRNARIRHADGRWRLIQAQVRDLRSDPDVGGLVLYCRDVTATAPAPTEPDLAAFTTTDPATGLPNRSALTTRLGALLRDPAVPATSLVLLGVDGLPGVDDLPVLRELTTRFTRALRGDDWLARAGGAEFAVLVDGTIADAEVVATRLVAAVEPVATGTGTLRLTAVAGIASLGSDVDAGEGLRRGDLALRSARAAGPGRVRRHSDALRITQDRQESLRTDLHRALELGQLRLVYQPVVDLALHRTVSVEALLRWRHPTYGEVSPAEFIPLAEESALITELSRWVLAEAMSTLAAGPHRDLGVAVNISARHVRSGELVADVLQALETSGLPAARLVLEITESVLLDDAHVTDDLATLRQLGVRIAVDDFGTGWSSLAYLVGLPIDVLKMDRAFLADVETDPQRRALCSSVLHLGTSLGLAVIVEGVETQPELQLLRDMGHRFIQGFLLSRPLDADALATGLPGIPGPRTATRTAGPADGTAS from the coding sequence GTGACCACCGGAGTCCTCGCCGCACCGGCGCGGGCCGTGACCGCCCCTCGACATGGCGGCACGGCCTCCCCCGCCATCAGCCGGCACCTGCTCCTCGCCGCCCTGGCCGCCCTCGCCACGCTCGCGGCCGGTCTGCTGCCCGGCGGTCTGGCGGTCCCGGTGGCCGTCACGCTCAACTTCCTGGCCGTCGCGGTCGTCCTGGTCCAGCTGACCCGCAGCGGCCGCACCAGCGCCCACCCCGCGGGCTGGCGCTGGTACGTCGTCTCCGTCGCGGTGAGCACCCTGGGGGCACTCGCCCTGGGCGCGGTGCTGCCCATGGGCCAGACGGCGCTGGGCAGCGTCCCCGGCCAGCTGCTCGTCGTCGTCGCGGTGTTCCGGATGCTGGACCGGGCGCCCCTGCGGGCGGCCCGGGCACAGCTGGCCACGATGCTCACCCTGTTCGTGCTCGCCGACCTGCTGACCGTGCACACGGTCTACCGGCTGACGATCGGCTCGTCCGGGGTGCTCTCCCTCCCCCAGACGGTCGCGCTGTTCGCCCTCCTGGCCAGCATCGCGCTGGGCACCGGCCTGTCCCTGGTCTTCGTCGCCCTCGCCTCCGTGCGGCAGCGCACGATCGGCTGGCTGCTGTTCGCCGCCCAGGTCGCCACCGCACTGGCCGGCGCCTTCTCCTCCGTCGCGGACGGCCCGGGCACCGTCCAGTACCTGGCCTGCGCGGCCAGCGTCCTCGGGCTCGGCCTGCTGGTCGTCGCCTGCCGCGCCGACCGTCCCGACGACCGGCCGGTCCCGGCCGACAGCCAGGGCGGCTCCACCCTGGGGGCCCTGCTGCCGCACTGCACCGCGATGGCCGGCGGCTGCCTGCTGCTGGTCAGCGTGCTCGTGACCGGCCGGCTGACCGTCTTCGGCACGACGCTGGGCATCCTCGGCCTGGGCGCCCTGCTGGCCCACCAGGCCGTCTCCTGGCGCACCGAGCAGCAGCTGACCACCGAGCTGCAGCGCAGCGAGGCCTACTTCCGCGCCCTGGTGCGCAGCAGCGCCGACCCGGTCGTGATCCTCGACGACCAGCTCACCGTCCGCTGGGTCTCCCCCTCCATCACCGACCTGCTGGGCCTGGACCCGGCACTCATCGTCGGCGGCCGGATGACCGACGTCGTCCACCCCGACGACGCCGCGAGCGTGACCACCGCCCTGTCCGCGGTGTCCGCCGAGGCCGGCCACAGCAAGACCCGCAACGCCCGGATCCGGCACGCCGACGGTCGCTGGCGGCTCATCCAGGCCCAGGTGCGCGACCTGCGCAGCGACCCCGACGTCGGCGGGCTGGTGCTCTACTGCCGCGACGTCACCGCCACCGCACCGGCGCCCACCGAGCCCGACCTCGCCGCCTTCACCACCACCGACCCGGCCACCGGGCTGCCCAACCGCTCGGCGCTGACCACGCGGCTCGGTGCCCTGCTGCGCGACCCGGCCGTGCCCGCCACCTCACTCGTGCTGCTCGGCGTCGACGGCCTGCCCGGCGTCGACGACCTGCCGGTGCTGCGCGAGCTGACCACCCGCTTCACCCGCGCCCTGCGCGGCGACGACTGGCTGGCCCGCGCCGGCGGGGCCGAGTTCGCCGTGCTGGTCGACGGCACCATCGCCGACGCCGAGGTGGTCGCCACCCGGCTCGTCGCCGCCGTCGAACCGGTCGCCACCGGCACCGGCACGCTGCGGCTCACCGCGGTCGCCGGCATCGCCTCCCTCGGCTCCGACGTCGATGCCGGCGAGGGGCTGCGCCGCGGCGACCTGGCGCTGCGCAGCGCCCGCGCCGCGGGCCCCGGCCGGGTGCGCCGCCACTCCGACGCCCTGCGCATCACCCAGGACCGCCAGGAGTCGCTGCGCACCGACCTGCACCGCGCCCTCGAGCTCGGCCAGCTGCGGCTGGTCTACCAGCCGGTCGTCGACCTGGCCCTGCACCGCACCGTGTCGGTTGAGGCCCTGCTGCGCTGGCGGCACCCCACCTACGGCGAGGTCTCCCCCGCCGAGTTCATCCCGCTGGCCGAGGAGTCGGCGCTGATCACCGAGCTCAGCCGCTGGGTGCTGGCCGAGGCCATGTCCACCCTCGCCGCCGGGCCGCACCGCGACCTCGGCGTCGCGGTCAACATCTCCGCGCGGCACGTGCGCAGCGGCGAGCTGGTCGCCGACGTCCTGCAGGCGCTGGAGACCAGCGGCCTGCCCGCCGCCCGGCTGGTCCTGGAGATCACCGAGTCGGTGCTGCTCGACGACGCCCACGTCACCGACGACCTGGCCACGCTGCGCCAGCTCGGCGTCCGGATCGCCGTCGACGACTTCGGCACCGGCTGGTCGTCGCTGGCCTACCTCGTGGGCCTGCCCATCGACGTGCTGAAGATGGACCGCGCCTTCCTCGCCGACGTCGAGACCGACCCGCAGCGCCGCGCGCTGTGCTCCTCGGTGCTGCACCTGGGCACCAGCCTGGGGCTCGCGGTGATCGTCGAGGGCGTCGAGACCCAGCCCGAGCTGCAGCTGCTGCGCGACATGGGCCACCGCTTCATCCAGGGCTTCCTGCTCTCCCGCCCGCTGGACGCCGACGCGCTGGCCACCGGGCTGCCCGGCATCCCCGGCCCGCGCACCGCCACCCGTACCGCCGGCCCGGCTGACGGGACGGCGTCGTGA
- a CDS encoding diguanylate cyclase domain-containing protein gives MQLTAHLPADQLAGSPAMDAVTLLPSRVTLLDRIAERAGTSAEAPASLVLIGLLRRDSIWPMPGSHLDRVGAALSADLRGTDWLARSGPTEFAVLLDGAAHDAETAANRLVATVAAAGVEGVTACVGIAGLAPDASPSEVHRRATLCLTAARSVGAGRVIRYSGGRR, from the coding sequence ATGCAGCTCACCGCCCACCTCCCCGCGGACCAGCTCGCCGGCTCCCCGGCGATGGACGCGGTCACCCTCCTGCCCAGCCGGGTCACCCTGCTCGACCGGATCGCCGAGCGCGCAGGCACCAGTGCCGAGGCGCCCGCCAGCCTGGTGCTCATCGGTCTGCTCCGCCGGGACAGCATCTGGCCGATGCCCGGGAGCCACCTCGACCGGGTGGGCGCGGCCCTGTCAGCCGACCTGCGCGGCACCGACTGGCTGGCCCGCTCCGGCCCCACCGAGTTCGCCGTCCTGCTCGACGGCGCCGCCCACGACGCCGAGACCGCCGCCAACCGCCTGGTCGCCACCGTCGCCGCCGCCGGCGTCGAGGGCGTCACCGCCTGCGTCGGCATCGCCGGGCTCGCCCCTGACGCCTCGCCCAGCGAGGTCCACCGCCGCGCCACCCTCTGCCTCACCGCCGCCCGCAGCGTCGGTGCCGGCCGCGTCATCCGCTACAGCGGTGGCCGCCGCTGA
- the nrfD gene encoding NrfD/PsrC family molybdoenzyme membrane anchor subunit, with amino-acid sequence MTTPSSTSPDDAHLNGRSLDSGPTGNEPAGEAPLAAAAGGWHRAGGQDLTRPKRKRRKGGGGWGSGNREAAMVPEAEFTSYYGRQIVKTPTWKNPEVPLYLFLGGAAGTSSVLGALAEFTDRPTLARNAEYAAAAAALGSVVLLIDDLGRPERFLHMLRVFKPTSPLSVGSYILSPFSAFTSAAAGFRLLELAPLLKLGTKVLPFLPALARFFPAARKASAIGAAAFGGPMATYTAVLLANTAAPSWHEAHTELPYVFAGSAMAAGGGITMALTPVAEAGPSRKTALTGVALELFMINKVENGHGLVSEPYHEGKAGTLLRAAKKSTITGAAFVALLGRTRVGAIVGGTLLAAGSVMTRMGVFEAGIASTKDPKYIVIPQKERMAARKAGEAVAADEARSVVR; translated from the coding sequence ATGACCACCCCGAGCAGCACCAGCCCGGACGACGCGCACCTCAACGGCCGGTCGCTGGACAGCGGGCCCACGGGCAACGAGCCAGCCGGTGAGGCGCCGCTGGCCGCCGCGGCCGGTGGCTGGCACCGCGCCGGTGGCCAGGACCTGACCCGGCCCAAGCGCAAGCGCCGCAAGGGCGGCGGCGGGTGGGGGAGTGGCAACCGCGAGGCGGCCATGGTCCCCGAGGCGGAGTTCACCTCCTACTACGGCCGGCAGATCGTCAAGACGCCGACGTGGAAGAACCCCGAGGTGCCGCTGTACCTGTTCCTCGGCGGTGCCGCGGGCACGTCGTCGGTGCTGGGTGCGCTGGCGGAGTTCACCGACCGGCCGACGCTGGCCCGCAACGCCGAGTACGCGGCGGCTGCGGCCGCGCTGGGCTCGGTCGTGCTGCTGATCGACGACCTGGGCCGCCCGGAGCGCTTCCTGCACATGCTGCGGGTGTTCAAGCCGACGTCGCCGCTGTCGGTGGGCTCCTACATCCTGTCGCCGTTCAGCGCGTTCACCTCCGCCGCGGCCGGCTTCCGGCTGCTGGAGCTGGCGCCGCTGCTGAAGCTGGGCACGAAGGTGCTGCCGTTCCTGCCCGCGCTGGCCCGGTTCTTCCCCGCCGCCCGCAAGGCGTCGGCGATCGGTGCGGCGGCGTTCGGCGGGCCGATGGCCACCTACACCGCGGTGCTGCTGGCCAACACGGCCGCGCCGAGCTGGCACGAGGCGCACACCGAGCTGCCCTACGTCTTCGCCGGGTCGGCGATGGCGGCCGGCGGTGGCATCACCATGGCGCTCACCCCGGTCGCGGAGGCCGGGCCCTCGCGCAAGACGGCGCTGACCGGTGTCGCCCTGGAGCTGTTCATGATCAACAAGGTCGAGAACGGCCACGGGTTGGTCAGCGAGCCGTACCACGAGGGCAAGGCCGGCACGCTGCTCCGCGCGGCCAAGAAGTCCACGATCACCGGTGCCGCGTTCGTCGCGCTGCTGGGCCGCACCCGCGTCGGGGCGATCGTCGGCGGCACGCTGCTGGCCGCGGGCTCGGTGATGACCCGCATGGGCGTCTTCGAGGCCGGCATCGCCAGCACGAAGGACCCGAAGTACATCGTCATCCCGCAGAAGGAGCGGATGGCGGCGCGAAAGGCCGGCGAGGCGGTCGCCGCGGACGAGGCCCGTTCCGTCGTCCGTTGA
- a CDS encoding glycosyltransferase family 2 protein, producing MDASLVIPVYNNWHYVHRLLGGIDTTSLSALDVVVVDDASTEPGLDALLREFPSVRGIRHDQNGGFAAAVNTGVNASTGDVVLLSNSDIEVDGDVLEKLTALAEKHPLAIFAPATHRVNGEPIQIAHRFPTPFRQTLELHVLFRLLRRAGVASVSRKDWMVGSFLAFHRNVWSLVGELDEGYGMYSEEVDWQVRAAARGVQRVYVPDVFVVHDESQGAGRYTAATERRFFAVWRARVRYFRKHGGRLGILRLRLGWLLASTLNVPTWSLASVVPALRGPALNELRRSRLLVRESARRKPFGQ from the coding sequence TTGGACGCGTCACTGGTTATACCTGTCTACAACAACTGGCACTATGTCCACAGACTCCTGGGGGGCATCGACACGACATCCCTCTCAGCGCTCGATGTTGTCGTTGTCGATGACGCCAGCACGGAGCCGGGACTGGACGCACTCCTCCGAGAGTTTCCCTCAGTACGAGGCATTCGACATGACCAAAACGGGGGCTTTGCAGCCGCTGTCAATACAGGTGTAAATGCGAGCACGGGCGATGTTGTTCTGCTGAGCAACAGCGACATCGAGGTAGACGGTGACGTTCTCGAGAAGCTCACCGCGCTGGCGGAAAAACATCCCCTGGCCATTTTTGCGCCCGCGACCCATCGCGTGAACGGAGAGCCCATCCAAATCGCGCATCGTTTTCCGACGCCTTTTCGACAAACGCTCGAACTGCACGTGCTGTTCCGGCTGCTACGCCGGGCAGGCGTAGCAAGTGTAAGTCGGAAGGACTGGATGGTCGGATCCTTCCTCGCATTCCACAGGAACGTTTGGTCACTCGTTGGAGAACTGGATGAGGGGTACGGGATGTACTCCGAAGAAGTGGACTGGCAGGTGCGCGCGGCGGCTCGGGGTGTCCAGAGAGTCTATGTTCCGGACGTCTTTGTCGTCCATGATGAGTCACAGGGTGCGGGACGATACACAGCCGCTACTGAGCGCCGATTCTTTGCTGTCTGGCGTGCGCGCGTTCGCTATTTCCGGAAGCACGGAGGTCGCCTTGGCATCTTGCGCTTGCGTCTCGGATGGCTCCTTGCAAGCACACTCAACGTGCCTACGTGGAGCCTCGCCTCAGTCGTCCCCGCGTTGCGCGGTCCGGCGCTCAATGAGTTGCGGAGGTCTCGACTGCTGGTTCGAGAGAGCGCTCGACGGAAACCGTTCGGTCAATGA